A window of the Dyadobacter pollutisoli genome harbors these coding sequences:
- a CDS encoding polysaccharide pyruvyl transferase family protein codes for MEYVYYKTKNGNFGDDLNGWLWPKLFLTENTDENDSYFLGIGSILNKNIGLIRNLDSEKKKIVFGSGVRPSIDYDELKIDSKWDIRYLRGPLSSYHLGNQYKYITDAAYAIRHIPNFDEFLNLPKKYEVSLMPYFQSESYFDWKALCHKLGYNYISSHCTDDGVEYTLREIAASKLLITEAMHGAILADIFRVPWHRFSFSAGHHEGKHVSDFKWNDWLYSIQKFATPVSHVPFYKKTFLNSTIKKLSGDILSVEFYRKSKSKEAILKTLSSIDQFTLSKEDVLNNIDSSLHYEITDLRESLI; via the coding sequence ATGGAGTACGTCTATTATAAAACAAAAAACGGCAATTTCGGCGATGATTTGAATGGCTGGCTATGGCCTAAATTATTTCTGACAGAAAATACCGATGAAAATGATAGTTACTTTCTAGGAATTGGGTCTATACTCAACAAAAACATAGGGCTAATTAGAAATCTAGATTCGGAAAAGAAAAAAATAGTTTTTGGATCTGGCGTAAGACCATCTATAGATTATGATGAATTAAAAATAGATTCGAAATGGGATATAAGGTATTTGAGAGGCCCCCTATCTTCTTATCACCTAGGCAACCAGTATAAGTACATTACTGATGCTGCCTATGCAATAAGACACATACCAAATTTTGATGAGTTTCTGAATCTACCCAAAAAGTACGAGGTGAGCTTAATGCCATACTTCCAATCAGAAAGCTATTTTGATTGGAAGGCTTTGTGTCATAAGCTGGGCTATAATTACATTTCATCTCATTGCACTGATGATGGAGTTGAATATACGCTTAGAGAAATCGCAGCATCTAAATTATTAATAACTGAGGCGATGCATGGAGCGATTCTGGCAGACATATTCCGCGTCCCCTGGCATAGGTTTTCATTCTCAGCGGGACATCACGAGGGAAAACATGTTTCCGATTTCAAATGGAATGACTGGCTCTATTCGATTCAAAAATTTGCCACACCAGTTTCTCATGTACCCTTTTATAAAAAAACCTTTCTTAATTCAACAATCAAAAAACTAAGCGGAGATATACTTTCCGTTGAATTTTATAGAAAATCGAAGTCAAAAGAAGCAATTTTAAAAACGTTATCTTCAATAGATCAATTTACACTATCGAAGGAAGATGTGTTAAATAATATAGACAGCAGTCTACATTATGAGATTACCGATCTAAGGGAATCTCTTATATAG
- a CDS encoding O-antigen ligase family protein encodes MTKDMIIIGAFDGLKWLTISQLFLAICFPLLNIIAVTNLFHEGGEVWATRLGSRVGAVGFFKHPGNLALYTIMSMSFFLSCYLSGFQRRMSTLLIAACVATVILTYSRTSFIALILVAFCTYYIYKNSKKNIFSLGNILKIVIPSTLALYWLIFLSPFSSSFIESDASSQYDNRMIHFFMAFKIFTDSPFLGVGLNAHLGYITKHFGIVQAFTADEFYLHNPIHNSHLIVLAETGIVGFILWVYFLLGGIINAKNQIAAGSNRIFSSTLVGVLIAYVIYGMTGWAPMSPSIFAFFLFYAYFAKMY; translated from the coding sequence ATGACAAAAGATATGATCATAATAGGTGCGTTTGATGGCCTAAAATGGTTAACAATATCTCAACTTTTTCTAGCTATTTGCTTTCCGTTATTGAATATAATCGCTGTAACGAATCTTTTCCATGAAGGTGGTGAAGTTTGGGCGACTCGGTTAGGTAGTCGAGTTGGAGCCGTTGGTTTCTTCAAACATCCGGGCAATTTGGCATTGTACACAATTATGTCCATGTCATTTTTTCTTTCTTGTTATCTATCTGGTTTTCAGCGCCGAATGAGTACGTTGTTAATTGCTGCTTGTGTAGCGACGGTAATTCTCACCTATTCCAGAACAAGTTTTATCGCGCTAATACTAGTTGCATTTTGCACATACTATATATACAAAAATTCCAAAAAGAACATATTCTCGCTAGGCAATATCTTAAAAATTGTCATTCCATCTACCCTTGCACTTTATTGGCTGATTTTCCTTTCCCCATTTAGTTCATCCTTCATAGAGTCAGATGCCAGTAGTCAATACGACAATCGAATGATTCACTTTTTCATGGCATTTAAAATATTCACTGACTCTCCGTTTTTGGGAGTAGGTCTAAATGCACACTTAGGATACATTACAAAGCATTTCGGAATTGTTCAGGCTTTTACGGCAGATGAATTCTATCTCCACAACCCAATTCATAACAGTCATTTGATAGTCTTAGCTGAAACTGGTATAGTCGGCTTTATATTATGGGTATACTTTCTTTTGGGTGGAATCATAAATGCCAAGAATCAAATTGCCGCCGGCTCAAACAGAATATTTTCTTCAACGCTAGTCGGAGTATTGATTGCTTATGTAATCTATGGAATGACAGGCTGGGCTCCAATGTCGCCCAGCATTTTTGCGTTCTTTCTTTTTTACGCATATTTTGCAAAAATGTATTGA
- a CDS encoding glycosyltransferase family 8 protein codes for MNVVPIVYAFNYKVTMPAGVCFTSLLKAANPDTFYDIHIMHGPTELDTPYQSELKKLESHFSNCKISFINIGDMFDNVYVARGIPRLTYYKIVISDMIPQYDRVLFSDIDILYTGDLWEYYSKTDLDGYVIAAAKAAYVNDKYTKEIGCDVDNYVNCGFLLYNLKMLRENPQFIEEQKKLCGKKWVFFDQDIANIVFKGKIKIVSPKYNSTYTFFLKANQKSARVRRIYSEEEIQEGLSPLVIHYTGINPWQSFCPRHDIWWQNYRESIYYDQNYYYKHYYKLLNPQKSVVINQMLSTFLTNPIKSWYRKLKPNS; via the coding sequence ATGAATGTCGTCCCTATCGTTTACGCTTTTAACTACAAAGTAACAATGCCGGCAGGCGTATGTTTTACTTCGCTTCTGAAGGCTGCCAATCCCGACACTTTCTATGATATCCATATCATGCACGGCCCAACTGAATTAGATACACCTTACCAGAGCGAATTAAAAAAATTAGAATCTCATTTCTCCAACTGCAAAATATCTTTTATAAATATCGGAGATATGTTTGACAATGTTTATGTGGCTCGCGGTATTCCTAGATTAACCTATTACAAAATTGTAATATCAGACATGATCCCTCAATACGACCGGGTGCTGTTTTCTGATATCGATATTTTATATACGGGTGATCTTTGGGAATATTACAGTAAGACCGATTTAGACGGCTATGTTATTGCCGCAGCAAAAGCCGCTTACGTAAATGACAAGTATACCAAAGAAATAGGGTGTGATGTAGATAATTATGTTAATTGTGGTTTCCTCTTGTATAATTTAAAGATGTTGCGAGAAAATCCTCAATTTATAGAAGAGCAAAAAAAACTATGTGGGAAAAAATGGGTATTTTTTGATCAAGACATTGCTAACATAGTTTTCAAGGGTAAAATTAAAATTGTGTCACCAAAGTATAATTCAACTTATACATTTTTTCTAAAGGCAAACCAGAAATCGGCAAGGGTCAGACGTATTTATTCCGAAGAAGAAATTCAAGAAGGTCTATCACCCTTGGTAATTCATTACACTGGGATCAATCCATGGCAAAGTTTCTGCCCTAGACACGATATATGGTGGCAAAACTACCGTGAGTCAATCTACTACGACCAAAATTACTATTACAAGCATTATTACAAACTACTTAATCCGCAGAAATCCGTCGTGATTAATCAAATGCTTAGTACATTTTTAACGAATCCAATTAAGAGCTGGTATAGAAAATTAAAACCTAATTCCTAG
- a CDS encoding glycosyltransferase family 4 protein: protein MPNKKYEIKMRVLFISMPPFLDVDLSLVNHLSKHCDVHYLMDLPPYYLTSSALKITKIKPQDEILSASEYPELHQFASFIGLNKWHVINRTSPKKFALSNLKLQFEIRNFIENLNPDVIHCGNYLDENFYLFLLRNKRKIVLTVHDPFPHSGEGTKRKSLIFKFNFAFIKNIVLLNSTQKEAFIESTPFNFSSVFVSALGVYEYLSLYKINQTKSDAFKILFFGRVSPYKGIDILLEAFSSIGSPVNAELIIAGNGKFWFDITKYSSTPRITILNRYVPNDELVQLLSQASVVVCPYKDATQSGVVMSAYALNKPVIGTKVGAIPEMIQDEHTGILIPPNDVDELANALRRVIGDSSLLAKMENNIKETYSTGEKGWERITLDLSSHYLTL from the coding sequence ATGCCCAACAAAAAGTATGAGATTAAAATGAGAGTACTATTTATTTCCATGCCTCCGTTCTTGGATGTTGATTTGTCGTTGGTCAATCATCTTTCAAAGCATTGTGACGTTCACTACTTAATGGATCTACCTCCATATTACCTGACATCCTCTGCATTGAAAATCACCAAAATTAAACCACAAGATGAAATACTCAGCGCCTCCGAATATCCAGAGCTACACCAATTTGCGAGCTTCATAGGACTTAACAAGTGGCATGTAATAAATAGAACTTCTCCAAAGAAATTTGCCTTATCCAATCTCAAACTACAATTTGAGATACGCAATTTCATAGAGAATCTGAATCCAGACGTTATTCATTGTGGGAATTATCTGGACGAAAACTTTTATCTCTTTTTACTTCGAAACAAAAGAAAAATTGTGCTCACTGTTCATGATCCATTTCCTCATAGCGGGGAGGGAACAAAAAGGAAAAGTTTGATATTTAAATTCAATTTCGCTTTCATCAAAAATATAGTTCTTTTAAATTCAACCCAAAAAGAGGCATTCATTGAATCTACTCCTTTCAATTTCTCATCTGTCTTTGTTTCGGCCTTGGGTGTCTACGAATATTTATCTTTATACAAAATAAACCAAACAAAGTCCGACGCTTTTAAAATATTGTTCTTTGGGAGGGTCTCCCCATACAAGGGAATTGACATCCTGCTAGAGGCGTTCTCTTCAATTGGAAGCCCTGTTAATGCCGAACTCATAATTGCAGGCAACGGAAAGTTTTGGTTCGATATTACAAAATATTCTAGCACTCCAAGAATAACAATTTTGAACAGGTACGTTCCAAACGACGAACTTGTACAACTGCTAAGTCAAGCCTCCGTGGTTGTGTGCCCATACAAAGATGCCACTCAAAGTGGTGTCGTGATGAGTGCCTATGCTCTAAATAAACCCGTAATTGGTACCAAGGTTGGAGCAATTCCTGAAATGATTCAGGATGAACATACGGGAATTTTAATTCCGCCTAATGACGTTGATGAACTAGCTAATGCGCTTAGAAGAGTTATAGGAGATTCTTCGTTACTAGCTAAAATGGAAAATAACATAAAAGAAACATACAGCACAGGTGAAAAAGGATGGGAGCGAATAACTCTTGATCTATCTAGTCATTATTTAACTCTATAA
- a CDS encoding NAD-dependent epimerase/dehydratase family protein yields the protein MKVLVTGSAGFIGFHTVNQLLKDGFEVVGLDNINDYYSPQLKYARLKQAGIDQDEIKWYQPIRSKLNPSYSFVRMNLEDKQQLFSLFQAQNFDYVINLAAQAGVRYSIENPDVYIQSNILGFHYILEACRYFPPRHLVHASSSSVYGANAKIPFSEEDKVDTPVSLYAATKKSNELMAHSYSDLYKLSITCLRFFTVYGPWGRPDMAPMLFAKAITEGKPIKVFNNGEMERDFTYVGDIVTGVVRTTTTEFTGNSKYRVLNIGNGSPVNLMAFIDELERGLERVAVKNYLPMQAGDVPRTWASQEKLREITNYTPKVGLREGIAEFAAWFQTFYEPKILAG from the coding sequence ATGAAAGTTTTAGTAACTGGAAGTGCTGGATTTATCGGTTTTCACACCGTCAACCAACTTCTTAAAGATGGTTTTGAAGTGGTAGGACTTGACAATATAAACGATTACTATTCTCCACAACTTAAATATGCAAGACTTAAGCAGGCGGGCATTGATCAGGACGAAATCAAATGGTACCAGCCTATACGAAGCAAGTTGAATCCTTCATATTCATTTGTGCGAATGAACTTAGAAGATAAACAGCAATTATTTAGTCTTTTTCAAGCTCAAAATTTTGACTACGTTATCAACTTAGCGGCGCAAGCAGGCGTACGCTATTCTATTGAAAATCCAGACGTATATATTCAGTCAAATATTTTAGGATTCCATTATATTCTTGAGGCTTGCCGATATTTTCCTCCACGCCACCTTGTTCATGCATCATCTTCCTCAGTTTACGGAGCGAACGCCAAGATTCCGTTTTCAGAAGAAGATAAGGTTGATACTCCCGTTAGCCTGTATGCGGCGACAAAAAAAAGTAATGAGCTGATGGCACATTCTTACAGTGACTTATATAAACTTTCGATAACCTGCTTAAGATTCTTCACCGTTTATGGACCCTGGGGAAGACCTGATATGGCTCCTATGTTGTTTGCTAAGGCTATTACGGAAGGAAAGCCGATCAAAGTCTTTAATAATGGCGAAATGGAGAGGGACTTTACTTATGTTGGCGACATAGTTACTGGCGTAGTTAGAACTACCACAACCGAATTTACTGGCAATTCCAAATACAGAGTTCTTAACATCGGTAATGGCTCTCCGGTTAACTTGATGGCCTTTATAGATGAGCTTGAAAGGGGCTTAGAGCGAGTGGCTGTCAAAAACTATTTGCCAATGCAAGCAGGAGATGTACCAAGAACATGGGCTAGTCAAGAAAAACTGAGAGAAATTACAAATTACACTCCTAAAGTAGGCTTAAGGGAAGGCATAGCTGAGTTTGCAGCATGGTTCCAAACGTTTTACGAACCCAAGATTCTAGCTGGGTAA
- a CDS encoding Gfo/Idh/MocA family protein yields MLKAGIIGLGKMGLSHAAIVGAHPEVDLVAVCDTSSMILDGFKKYTKVVPYSDFKKMLDQENLDFVVIATPTKLHYMMVKYALEKGVHVFCEKPFSLHSNEGDELAKIATNRGLVNQVGYHNHFIGTFRELKRLIKSGILGEIVNFTGEAYGPVVIKEKGATWRSKPEEGGGCLFDYASHVLNLIQEILGRPTEIHGGILKSIYSNGVEDAVYTLMSLENKMSGALLVNWSDETHRKMSTSLTVEGKNGKIICDATEIKIYLKEASAKEKLDRGWTTKYITDYAIPVNFYLRGEEYSAQIDYFVNNVLTKASAQINTFEQGLYTDKVIEMIIQKSKKL; encoded by the coding sequence ATGTTAAAAGCAGGGATAATCGGATTAGGAAAAATGGGGCTTTCACACGCGGCCATCGTCGGCGCCCATCCTGAGGTCGATCTAGTCGCAGTATGTGACACTTCGTCTATGATATTAGACGGGTTCAAAAAATACACCAAAGTAGTGCCTTATAGTGATTTCAAAAAAATGCTGGATCAGGAAAATCTGGATTTTGTTGTAATCGCAACCCCTACCAAACTACATTACATGATGGTGAAGTATGCCCTGGAAAAAGGCGTACACGTTTTTTGTGAAAAACCATTTAGTTTACACTCTAACGAAGGAGATGAGTTAGCAAAAATTGCTACCAACAGGGGACTTGTTAACCAGGTTGGATATCACAATCACTTCATCGGTACCTTTCGGGAACTTAAAAGATTGATCAAAAGTGGAATTCTTGGTGAAATCGTGAATTTCACTGGCGAGGCCTATGGACCAGTTGTTATCAAAGAAAAAGGTGCTACCTGGCGATCAAAACCAGAAGAAGGCGGTGGATGTCTTTTCGATTATGCATCTCACGTTCTCAATCTGATTCAAGAGATTCTTGGAAGACCCACTGAGATTCACGGCGGAATTCTTAAAAGTATTTATTCCAATGGCGTTGAGGACGCCGTCTATACCTTAATGTCTCTAGAAAATAAAATGAGCGGGGCTTTACTAGTAAACTGGAGCGACGAAACACATCGGAAAATGTCTACGTCATTAACTGTGGAAGGTAAAAATGGGAAGATCATATGCGATGCCACAGAAATCAAAATTTACCTTAAAGAAGCTAGTGCAAAAGAAAAGCTAGATCGCGGCTGGACGACCAAGTATATTACAGATTATGCCATACCAGTCAATTTCTACTTGCGAGGTGAAGAATATAGCGCTCAAATAGATTATTTCGTGAACAACGTCCTTACTAAGGCGTCGGCGCAAATTAACACATTTGAACAGGGGCTATATACTGATAAAGTAATTGAAATGATCATTCAAAAATCGAAGAAACTATAA
- a CDS encoding glycosyltransferase family 4 protein gives MKVLHVGAKNYPPAHGGTERVVYNIVNAIASVDFYLMVEWDQPQTDRISVLPEGKNYFGKMSYILNFAKKNGIDIIHFHNEKYIPMAMMLSLVFHKIVLTVHGVHFRSPKFSLFNRLVFWVVDILGTVFLPRMVYCSEYDSIAFSKYIFFRKTYYINNGTNICETPQEKNDIQYPDTYIYLGRITPAKNVVRLVDAATEQKIKVHLYGVLDKQCPDYCDLVLAKVNESDYVEYKGTVSHDKVFGTMKKYRAFLYITIMEGLPLAVLEAGSCDIPLILSNIPHHTYLKFPNVKYVDVKNPQIPRPSEITSERANRKHVLDHFSNEQMGKEYLEIYNSFS, from the coding sequence ATGAAAGTCTTACACGTTGGAGCGAAAAACTATCCTCCCGCCCATGGAGGAACTGAGAGAGTAGTGTACAACATCGTCAACGCTATTGCTTCTGTAGATTTTTACCTCATGGTGGAATGGGATCAACCTCAAACGGATCGGATATCGGTTTTACCTGAGGGAAAAAATTATTTTGGCAAAATGAGTTACATCCTGAATTTTGCCAAAAAAAATGGAATAGATATAATTCATTTTCACAATGAAAAATACATTCCAATGGCAATGATGCTATCCCTGGTATTTCACAAAATTGTTCTTACAGTCCACGGAGTCCATTTTCGCAGCCCTAAGTTCAGTCTTTTTAATAGATTGGTATTTTGGGTTGTCGATATTCTAGGAACGGTCTTTCTGCCGAGAATGGTATATTGCTCAGAATATGATTCAATTGCGTTCTCTAAGTATATTTTTTTTAGAAAAACCTACTACATAAATAATGGAACGAATATTTGTGAAACACCACAAGAGAAAAACGATATCCAGTATCCCGACACTTATATTTATTTAGGCAGGATTACTCCCGCAAAAAACGTAGTCAGGCTTGTTGACGCTGCGACAGAGCAGAAAATAAAAGTTCATTTATACGGAGTTTTAGACAAACAGTGTCCAGACTACTGCGATCTAGTACTTGCAAAAGTCAACGAAAGTGATTATGTTGAATATAAAGGTACCGTTTCTCATGACAAAGTATTTGGAACCATGAAAAAGTATAGGGCGTTCCTTTATATTACAATTATGGAAGGCCTACCGTTAGCGGTATTGGAGGCAGGGTCATGTGATATCCCATTAATTTTATCAAATATTCCTCACCATACATACTTAAAATTTCCAAATGTTAAGTATGTAGATGTTAAAAATCCTCAAATTCCCCGCCCGTCGGAGATTACGTCTGAACGAGCAAACAGAAAACATGTGTTAGACCACTTCTCGAATGAGCAAATGGGTAAGGAATACTTAGAAATATATAATTCGTTCAGTTGA
- a CDS encoding acyltransferase gives MRKIFNLIHSYISPVSYAKSIGVKFGENFRITGQPIFGSEPYLISIGNNVTLTKGVTFLNHDGGMGLLRQKYAGIEIIKPIKIGNNVFVGSNAMIMPGVTIGSNVIIGASTVVTKNIPDNVVVAGVPGRVIKTFQEYEEKALKEAIYIKSRSNAKARMVEIKRALGII, from the coding sequence ATGAGAAAGATATTTAATTTAATTCATAGTTACATATCGCCAGTATCTTATGCTAAATCCATTGGAGTAAAATTTGGTGAGAATTTTAGAATTACCGGTCAACCAATTTTCGGTAGTGAGCCATATTTAATTAGCATTGGGAACAACGTGACTCTTACTAAAGGTGTGACTTTCTTAAATCATGATGGAGGAATGGGGCTGTTAAGACAAAAATATGCTGGAATAGAAATAATTAAGCCAATTAAAATTGGTAATAATGTTTTTGTTGGTAGTAATGCGATGATTATGCCCGGAGTTACTATAGGAAGCAATGTAATTATTGGAGCTTCTACCGTTGTCACAAAAAATATTCCAGATAATGTCGTTGTGGCGGGTGTGCCCGGCCGGGTGATAAAGACTTTCCAAGAATACGAAGAAAAAGCGCTCAAAGAGGCCATTTATATTAAAAGTCGTAGTAATGCGAAAGCTAGGATGGTCGAGATAAAACGGGCTTTAGGTATTATCTAA
- a CDS encoding serine acetyltransferase: MILTRKDYNTFLAADAKAMDINYFSFKERLKAHITNPKWRFIKKLRRAEYYKNSKGPFAKLLFAYYYIVYKQYGMKLGFTIPMNVLGKGMSLPHYGTIVISKYAKIGDNARIHICVNIGASNGGAPVIGDNCYMGPGAKIFGAIKLGNNVKIGANSVVNKSFEEDNILLAGVPAKIVKRL; this comes from the coding sequence ATGATCCTTACCAGAAAAGACTATAATACATTCCTCGCTGCTGACGCGAAGGCAATGGATATTAACTATTTCTCCTTCAAGGAACGTCTGAAAGCGCATATAACAAATCCTAAATGGCGCTTTATCAAAAAATTGAGAAGAGCTGAATACTACAAAAATTCGAAAGGACCATTTGCTAAGTTGCTATTTGCATATTACTATATTGTGTATAAGCAATATGGTATGAAACTTGGTTTCACCATTCCCATGAATGTATTAGGAAAGGGAATGTCTCTGCCACATTACGGAACTATAGTAATTTCCAAATACGCAAAAATCGGGGACAATGCCCGGATTCACATCTGCGTGAATATAGGGGCGAGTAACGGGGGAGCCCCTGTGATTGGGGATAATTGCTATATGGGTCCCGGAGCAAAAATTTTTGGTGCGATTAAGCTGGGAAATAATGTTAAGATAGGGGCCAATTCTGTCGTCAATAAATCTTTCGAAGAAGATAATATACTCTTGGCAGGAGTTCCTGCTAAAATTGTCAAAAGATTATAG
- a CDS encoding glycosyltransferase family 4 protein, producing the protein MKVIILCANYEPGGAQRAAIRLLNEMNVKGLVCQCWFMHKKSTDFTESPPIMMHNSKIASPLDVVRICTRLYRKFRVEKPDAVISFLPYANILGLFVAMACGIKIRVSSHRNLSDKELSLPLKTLDYLWAILGIYTAITAVSKSTKNSFNYYGKRIFDKIRVINNGISFYPSALSKSECRKILQIPDAAFIIGNIGRIVQQKNHKLLIDILPKLGDTLLVIVGKGELRGQLENTAKELGVLNQVFIIEELSTESIPHFLKAIDVFVMPSHFEGMSNALAEALYAGLPIVSSDVESQRDVLIREIDGLRSGVLVSNKEPKKWIDEILAIRDNDTLRKELSERALNRSKDFTVGHMADGFIATLT; encoded by the coding sequence ATGAAGGTTATTATCTTATGTGCGAATTACGAACCTGGTGGTGCTCAACGGGCGGCAATAAGGCTTCTTAACGAAATGAATGTGAAGGGACTTGTATGCCAATGTTGGTTTATGCACAAAAAGAGCACGGATTTTACTGAATCACCGCCGATTATGATGCACAACAGCAAAATAGCATCGCCTCTTGATGTTGTGCGAATATGTACTCGGCTTTATCGTAAATTCAGGGTCGAAAAGCCAGACGCGGTCATTTCATTTTTACCATATGCCAACATTTTAGGGCTGTTCGTAGCAATGGCATGCGGGATCAAAATTCGGGTAAGTTCTCACCGAAATCTTAGCGACAAAGAATTAAGCTTGCCTCTCAAAACGCTGGATTATTTGTGGGCAATACTTGGAATCTACACAGCCATAACGGCGGTTTCCAAATCCACAAAAAACTCCTTCAATTATTACGGCAAAAGAATTTTTGACAAAATCAGGGTTATCAATAATGGCATCTCCTTTTACCCATCTGCTCTGAGCAAAAGTGAATGCAGAAAAATACTACAAATACCCGATGCCGCATTTATCATCGGAAATATCGGCAGAATTGTACAACAAAAGAATCACAAATTGCTGATTGACATCTTGCCCAAACTTGGTGACACCTTACTTGTAATAGTTGGGAAAGGAGAACTTCGGGGGCAACTGGAAAACACTGCCAAAGAATTAGGTGTTTTAAATCAGGTGTTCATTATTGAGGAGCTAAGTACTGAATCGATACCTCATTTTCTTAAAGCTATTGATGTCTTTGTGATGCCATCTCATTTCGAAGGAATGAGCAACGCCTTAGCAGAGGCACTTTATGCCGGTCTTCCAATTGTATCTAGCGACGTAGAGTCGCAACGGGATGTACTGATCAGAGAAATTGACGGTTTACGTTCCGGCGTTCTAGTGTCGAATAAGGAGCCGAAAAAATGGATAGACGAAATACTGGCCATCCGCGACAATGATACATTAAGAAAAGAATTATCAGAGAGAGCTTTAAACAGATCAAAGGATTTCACAGTAGGACACATGGCTGATGGCTTCATTGCTACATTGACGTAG